The Bacillota bacterium genomic sequence CTAAGGGACTTGGCGGAGGACTTCCTATTGGAGCTTGCATGTGCAATGAAAAGCTGAAAGATGTATTGAGACCGGGAGACCACGGCTCAACTTTCGGCGGCAATCCTGTATCTTGTGCCGCAGCCAACGTTGTAATGGATACAATTACAAAACAGGCTTTTCTTGCCGCTGTCACTGAAAAAGGAGATTATATAAAAGCGAAACTCAGCAAAGCAAATATCCCGTCAGTTGAAGCTGTTAAGGGCTGGGGGCTGATGGTAGGGATAAAGCTTTCCAAGAAGGACGCTAAAGTGGTCGTGAAGAAATGCCTTGAAAAGGGGCTTGTAGTGCTGACTGCAAAAGGAAATGTTGTTCGTCTCCTTCCCCCGCTTGTAATCTCGTATGATGAACTTAACCGGGGACTTGGCATACTTATCAATGTACTGGAGGAAGAAGATTAATGAAACACTTACTGAAAATGCTGGATCTTTCAAGTGAAGAAATATATGATCTATTAGATCTTGCGGATAAACTTAAGTCTGACCGTAAACAAGGAATACCGCATCCAATACTCAAAGGCAAAACGCTAGGCATGATCTTTCAAAAATCATCGACCAGGACACGAGTTTCCTTTGAAACAGGGATGTATCAGCTTGGCGGTTATGCCCTGTTTTTATCATCAAATGATCTGCAGATTGGAAGAGGAGAACCTGTTCAGGATACCGCACGGGTGCTGTCACGTTACCTTGACGGAATAATGATAAGGACATTTGCCCAAAAAGAGGTCGAAGATCTTGCAAACTTTGGATCGATTCCTATAATAAACGGGCTAACTGATTTTTGTCATCCATGTCAGGTGCTTGCAGATTTAATGACGATAAGGGAATTCAAGGGCAAGCTTGAAGGCTTGAAGATGGCTTATATCGGTGATGGAAATAACATGGCAAACTCGCTTATAGTAGGCGGTTTGAAAACTGGGATGGCGGTGTCTGTCGCAACGCCCGAAGCGTATGAACCGGATAAAATCGTTTTGGATTACGCATCAAAACAAAAAGATTTTAACTTGACTCATGATATTAAAGAGGCAGTAAAGGATGCAGACGTTGTATTTACAGATGTTTGGGCGAGCATGGGTCAGGAAGGTGAGGCTGCAAAACGCCGGGTAGCATTTAACGGATATCAGATAAGTGAAGAGCTGCTGAAGTTTGCAAAGCCTGATGTTATGGTTCAGCATTGCCTGCCGGCTCATCGCGGAGAAGAAATAACTGAAGCTGTTTTCGAAGCACATTCAAACGAAATATTCGAAGAAGCTGAAAACAGGCTTCATATACAAAAGGCTGTTATGGTTACATTAATGAAATAAAAAGATAGGAGACACGGTTTTTCTGTGCCTCCTATCTTTTTATACTTTAGTCCTAAGCCTCAGATGGTGTTTTGCCTAAAAAATGAGTGGCCTTCGCATTTTTGGTTAGCGGTTTGACTTTCTTAATGCTTTTTTCTTTTTCGTGTGAAACTTATGATATAATTATTTTAAGACTTTTGTATCATACTTTTGTCTCGTAATTTCCAGTTATATTTGATTTATTTTTGGGTGCGTTAAATAGAAAGAAAGAGGATAAAATATTGTACAGATTGAATGACAAACCAAAGAGCTACCTTTTCGTATTAATATTGGGATTAGCAGCAGGATTGCTTACTGTGCTTTTAGATTTTTTTCCATGTAAAAATATCTGGACTTTTAGCTCGTTTAGCGGCTCACTTGGCTTTTGGGCTTTTACTACATCGGTCATCGTATATCTAAGCGATAAAATGAAAACGGCAGGTTTTAACACATTTATATATTTGTGTTCTATGAGCATAGCGTTTTATGTTTTTAAGGGTATTGTCAGTTATTACAGTGGTTATACAGATTTTGTTCGTGATTATACTGATCTTGCTGTAATGTGGATTATAATATCCTTTGTTTGCGGTTTTTTAGGATTACTTGTTTGGTATGCAAAAAAGGATGGGTGGTTTTCGTCTTTTATTTTTGCACTGCCGATTAGTGTAATGCTTACGGAAGGGATAGAGTTATTAATGAAGCAAGTTATAGCTAAGCATAGGTACTTGTTTCAGACGATCTTCAATTTTGTTTTCTCGTTTATACTTTTTTGGTGTTTTTCAAATAAACAAAAAAAGAAGCAAGCAATTATTTTTATAATTCCGCTGACGATCGTATTTTGCCTTGCATTGTTTTTTATTTGGTAAATAAGCAGCATTCAAATGGCTTTAGCACATTGCATATTATTTCTTTCATTTTATTTAGCTAGCGATTTTCTCGGTTACAAGTCAGGGCGTCGAATCAAAAACCAGCTACACTATTTTGTTCAATAGAAGCAGTTTGCTGCAATGCTTTTTTAAATCTTTGCATAGTTCCTGGTGGAAATTTTGGCGTTCTATCGTAATAGTAAAGTCCGTTTACCTCCTGCTCTACGTCGTAAAGCTGTGTATAACAGAGAGCGAAAATACGGGGGTTTGTAAGCAGTATATCTGCCATTCCTTCAAAACGTTCAGCAAATTCTTCTATACTTTCGGGTCTCGTGCCATAGCCCCAGCCCTTCTCGTCTTTTGAATTCCACCAGATTCCTCCGTATTCGCTTACAAAATACGGCTGTCCCATATAAGTCTGGCGGTCTTTGTGATTATCATAAACATGTTCGTTATCAGACATAACGGAAAAGTTTTCTCTGAATTTATCCACATCCTGTTCGTAAGTATGGATATCATAAATATCGGTAATAACATGAAAATTGCCGCTGGTATCTATAACAGGCCGTGTTTTGTCTACCGCTTTTGTTAAAAGATAGATATCTTTAAGAAGTGCATTATTCTGCCTGCTGCCGTTAACATCCCATGTTTCGTTAAACGGGCACCAACCGATAAGAGCAGGGCTGTTATAATCCCGTTCAACCGCTTCGAGCCACTCTGGCATAAATATGCCTAAGGCGCTTGCTTTGGTGTGATCAAAGCCCCAGTTTCCGTATTCTCCCCAGACGATATATCCGAGCTTATCAGCCCAGTATAAAAAACGGCGCTCAAACACCTTTTGATGAAGCCGTGCCCCGTTAAAACCTAAAGCTAAAGAAAGTTCGATATCGCGCCTCAGCGCCTCGTCGGAAGGCGCAGTATAGATACCGCCCGGATAGTATCCCTGATCAAGAACCAGCCGCTGAAAAACGGGTTTTCCGTTTATTAATACGCAGTTACCTGCAATTTCGATAGTGCGCATGCCGAAATATCCGGTAATTTTATCCTCTTTGCCATCAGATGAAAGTGTTAGTTCAATATCGTATAGTTTTGGATCAAGCGGCTGCCAGATATGAAGTTCAGATAGTTTAAGTGTAAAGTTTGCAGAAGAACCGTTTGAGGTTGCAGTAGTATGACCGACTTCCTTTCCCTCATAATAGGCTTTTGCCGCTATATGTTTTTTCTGGTATGAGCTCGATAAATACATGGAAATGTGTACACATCCGTTATCGATGTCAGGTGTGATCTTATATGATTTTATGTGAGTTTCGGGCACAGATTCAAGCCAGACAGTTTGCCAGATGCCCGTAACTCTTGTGTATAGGCAGCCTTTGGAATTATAATGATTGCTTTGTTTGCCGCTGGGCTGAAGACCAGTTCTGTTGTCATCCTCTACGCAGACTGTTAGTGTGTTTTCACCATCTGTTACAAGCGCTGATATATCAAATGTAAATGGAGTATATCCGCCCTTGTGCCTTCCTGCTGATGTCCCGTTTATCCATACTTCGCAGTCGTAATCTACAGCTTCAAAGTGAATCAAAATACGGTTTTTTCTCCATTCCTGCGGCACGGAAAAAG encodes the following:
- the argF gene encoding ornithine carbamoyltransferase; this encodes MKHLLKMLDLSSEEIYDLLDLADKLKSDRKQGIPHPILKGKTLGMIFQKSSTRTRVSFETGMYQLGGYALFLSSNDLQIGRGEPVQDTARVLSRYLDGIMIRTFAQKEVEDLANFGSIPIINGLTDFCHPCQVLADLMTIREFKGKLEGLKMAYIGDGNNMANSLIVGGLKTGMAVSVATPEAYEPDKIVLDYASKQKDFNLTHDIKEAVKDADVVFTDVWASMGQEGEAAKRRVAFNGYQISEELLKFAKPDVMVQHCLPAHRGEEITEAVFEAHSNEIFEEAENRLHIQKAVMVTLMK
- a CDS encoding DUF6518 family protein; this translates as MNDKPKSYLFVLILGLAAGLLTVLLDFFPCKNIWTFSSFSGSLGFWAFTTSVIVYLSDKMKTAGFNTFIYLCSMSIAFYVFKGIVSYYSGYTDFVRDYTDLAVMWIIISFVCGFLGLLVWYAKKDGWFSSFIFALPISVMLTEGIELLMKQVIAKHRYLFQTIFNFVFSFILFWCFSNKQKKKQAIIFIIPLTIVFCLALFFIW
- a CDS encoding glycoside hydrolase family 2 TIM barrel-domain containing protein, with product MNIPREEYPRPQMVRKDWVNLNGLWEFEFDFGKTGRERHLIHKDKFEREILVPFCPESKLSGIEYTDFMNSVWYRRTFSVPQEWRKNRILIHFEAVDYDCEVWINGTSAGRHKGGYTPFTFDISALVTDGENTLTVCVEDDNRTGLQPSGKQSNHYNSKGCLYTRVTGIWQTVWLESVPETHIKSYKITPDIDNGCVHISMYLSSSYQKKHIAAKAYYEGKEVGHTTATSNGSSANFTLKLSELHIWQPLDPKLYDIELTLSSDGKEDKITGYFGMRTIEIAGNCVLINGKPVFQRLVLDQGYYPGGIYTAPSDEALRRDIELSLALGFNGARLHQKVFERRFLYWADKLGYIVWGEYGNWGFDHTKASALGIFMPEWLEAVERDYNSPALIGWCPFNETWDVNGSRQNNALLKDIYLLTKAVDKTRPVIDTSGNFHVITDIYDIHTYEQDVDKFRENFSVMSDNEHVYDNHKDRQTYMGQPYFVSEYGGIWWNSKDEKGWGYGTRPESIEEFAERFEGMADILLTNPRIFALCYTQLYDVEQEVNGLYYYDRTPKFPPGTMQRFKKALQQTASIEQNSVAGF